Proteins found in one Lysinibacillus fusiformis genomic segment:
- a CDS encoding class I SAM-dependent methyltransferase produces MKNLLFIFQYIFNPRSVGAILPSSKYLSKKMINDINFEKAKYIVEYGPGTGIFTENIIKNKKTTTKVVLIENNKNFYTLLQEKYKNVDNTIIVYDSAENVESILMDNQIPYVDYIVSGLPFTSLPINVSNKILQNTLKVLKEDGLFVTFQYTKLKIPFFKKYFPDISIKKEYRNLPPAYILNCYKFCLKKE; encoded by the coding sequence GTGAAAAATCTATTATTTATATTCCAATATATTTTTAACCCTAGATCAGTAGGAGCTATTCTTCCAAGTTCAAAATATCTAAGTAAAAAAATGATAAATGATATAAACTTTGAGAAAGCAAAATACATCGTTGAGTATGGACCAGGTACAGGTATATTTACAGAGAATATTATAAAAAATAAGAAGACGACAACTAAAGTTGTTTTAATCGAAAATAATAAAAATTTTTATACACTGCTGCAAGAAAAGTATAAAAATGTAGATAATACAATAATTGTGTATGATTCTGCAGAGAATGTTGAATCGATTTTGATGGATAATCAAATTCCTTATGTAGACTATATAGTTTCGGGTTTACCATTTACAAGTTTGCCTATAAATGTATCCAATAAAATATTACAAAACACTTTAAAAGTTTTGAAAGAAGATGGACTTTTTGTTACTTTCCAATACACAAAATTAAAAATACCATTCTTTAAAAAATATTTTCCTGATATTTCAATTAAAAAAGAATATAGAAATTTACCTCCAGCGTATATTTTAAATTGCTATAAATTTTGCTTAAAAAAAGAATGA
- the recU gene encoding Holliday junction resolvase RecU, producing the protein MTIRYPNGKLYTPNASVQKTEKKSKNKDLSFSNRGKTLEDEINEANDYYIKRRLAIIHKKPVPVQIVKVEYPSRSAAVIREAYFRTPSTTDYNGVWNGQYIDFDAKETASKTSFPLKNIHEHQMTHMQQVTEQNGVAFIIVRFSAFERYFIVPYEVLQKAWQAMDNGDRKSIPFSTIEEEAYEIPTSYYPRIDYLPIIQQLIDAKCYGSESEEK; encoded by the coding sequence ATGACAATTCGTTATCCAAACGGGAAATTGTATACCCCAAATGCTTCTGTACAGAAAACAGAAAAAAAGAGCAAAAACAAAGATTTATCTTTTAGTAATCGTGGGAAGACGCTAGAAGATGAAATTAATGAAGCAAACGACTATTATATAAAAAGGCGACTTGCTATCATTCATAAGAAACCTGTTCCTGTGCAAATCGTCAAAGTAGAGTACCCTTCACGAAGTGCTGCTGTCATTCGTGAAGCTTATTTTCGAACACCCTCTACAACCGACTACAATGGTGTTTGGAATGGGCAATATATAGATTTTGATGCAAAGGAAACGGCTTCCAAAACAAGTTTCCCTTTAAAAAATATTCATGAGCATCAAATGACGCATATGCAGCAAGTGACGGAACAAAATGGTGTGGCTTTTATTATCGTTCGCTTTTCTGCTTTTGAACGATATTTTATTGTGCCATACGAAGTTTTACAAAAGGCCTGGCAAGCAATGGACAATGGCGATCGTAAATCGATACCCTTTTCAACAATCGAAGAAGAGGCATATGAAATTCCCACAAGTTATTATCCACGTATCGATTATTTACCCATCATCCAACAATTGATCGATGCAAAATGCTACGGGTCTGAAAGTGAGGAGAAATAA
- a CDS encoding thioredoxin family protein: MPISNYNPETYEEIIKEGLTIVDFYGERCGPCEYLSDVLDELIFELPFLNIIKINTTKEIEIAKRHNIRGVPLIHFYKDGEMVKEHLGSIDLENLKKIVGELIY, encoded by the coding sequence ATGCCTATTTCAAATTATAATCCAGAAACATATGAAGAAATTATTAAGGAAGGTTTAACAATAGTTGATTTTTACGGTGAACGATGTGGTCCATGTGAGTATCTATCTGATGTATTAGATGAACTCATTTTCGAATTACCATTTCTAAATATTATTAAAATAAATACTACAAAAGAAATTGAAATTGCAAAAAGACATAATATTCGTGGAGTACCGTTAATTCATTTTTATAAAGATGGAGAAATGGTAAAAGAGCATTTAGGAAGCATAGATTTAGAAAATCTAAAAAAAATAGTTGGTGAGCTAATTTACTAA
- a CDS encoding penicillin-binding protein 1A, whose translation MTERRRTRGEHQKALAEKNKKKKTKPASSTKSWFKRIFLTVLAIGVAGLIGGAALFAFYASTAPELDEELLKDPVSSEFYDKNGELFATIGAENRKYIKYEDIPEDMINAILATEDVRFFEHHGMDFYRLGGAILANFRDGFGAQGASTLTQQVVKNSFLQNEKKLKRKAQEAWLAFQLERKYTKEEIFEMYFNKMLMSGRIYGFGTAAQYFYGKELKDLTLDEEALLAGLVQRPNAYNPLKNPELAKKRRNTVLGLMNQHGKISKAEMEEAKKAEVQSGLADDATRQSFAGSKYDAFLDIVINELENNGDGSAMAEGIKVYTTLDPNAQQVVENVMNDDSNFPTEDIQSGVAVIDTKTGAIQAVGGGRKYGAERGWNYAEDLTNNQPGSTMKPLVDYGPAIEYLKWSTGQTLVDEPMNYTGTKQTITNWDGRYMGAMTARKALYASRNVPAVKALQEVGTEKAKEFVGRLGIETENLYESDAIGGGAITISPIQMAASYAAFGNNGVYTDPHSITKIVYRDGKTSKNYTPESKVAMNDYTAYMVTDMLRDVVGNKPDASGTAANVPGLDIAGKTGTTNYSAEDFSKYNLPNTSVPDSWFAGYTTNYSIAIWSGYEKHFDPITTWEERRLPQNLFKTIMQEISANVETASFKKPSTVVEATVEVGSKPLRLASEYTPSELRQTELFVRGTEPTEVSEVYEAPELSTPYNVSASLDLGAQSINISWEHDAILNPETDEPLPTSFEVSATRQGGETVILGTADTNGLTVANTLEDGNYTISVVAIVDGTRSEPGTTTFQIASTPEEDLETEDPDEPEIDLPIDPGQEDNNNGNNNNGNGDNGNNNNNNGNGNGHGNNGNGGNNGNNDGNQQPTPPTEPTNPNEEDQNTE comes from the coding sequence ATGACTGAACGTCGTCGAACACGTGGAGAGCATCAAAAAGCTCTCGCTGAAAAAAATAAAAAGAAAAAAACCAAACCAGCCTCATCCACTAAGTCATGGTTTAAACGCATTTTCTTAACAGTCTTAGCTATCGGTGTGGCAGGCTTAATTGGAGGAGCTGCATTATTTGCCTTCTATGCAAGCACGGCTCCAGAGCTCGATGAAGAATTATTGAAAGATCCTGTTTCTTCAGAGTTCTACGATAAAAACGGTGAATTATTTGCAACAATCGGTGCTGAAAACCGTAAATATATAAAATATGAAGATATACCTGAAGATATGATCAATGCTATTCTGGCAACAGAAGATGTACGCTTTTTTGAGCATCATGGTATGGATTTTTATCGTCTTGGTGGTGCCATTCTAGCAAACTTCCGTGATGGCTTTGGTGCACAAGGTGCATCGACTCTCACACAGCAAGTTGTCAAAAACTCATTTTTACAAAACGAGAAGAAATTAAAGCGTAAAGCACAGGAAGCATGGCTTGCCTTCCAGTTAGAACGTAAGTATACAAAAGAAGAAATTTTTGAAATGTACTTCAATAAAATGCTTATGTCAGGTCGTATCTATGGCTTCGGCACAGCCGCACAATACTTCTATGGTAAAGAATTAAAAGATTTAACTTTAGATGAAGAAGCACTATTAGCAGGGCTAGTGCAACGACCAAATGCGTATAATCCATTAAAAAACCCTGAGCTTGCAAAAAAACGTCGTAATACCGTTCTAGGATTAATGAATCAACATGGAAAAATTTCTAAAGCGGAAATGGAAGAAGCAAAGAAAGCAGAAGTCCAATCAGGTTTAGCGGATGATGCAACACGCCAATCATTTGCAGGTTCCAAATATGATGCCTTCCTGGATATTGTTATTAATGAATTAGAAAATAATGGTGACGGTTCGGCAATGGCAGAAGGAATCAAAGTCTATACGACGCTTGATCCAAATGCTCAACAAGTTGTAGAAAATGTGATGAATGATGATAGTAATTTCCCAACTGAAGATATTCAGTCAGGTGTGGCTGTCATCGATACAAAGACAGGTGCCATTCAAGCCGTTGGTGGCGGTCGTAAATATGGTGCAGAACGTGGCTGGAACTATGCCGAGGACTTAACAAATAATCAACCAGGTTCTACAATGAAACCATTAGTTGACTATGGTCCAGCAATCGAATATTTAAAATGGTCTACAGGTCAAACACTTGTCGACGAACCAATGAACTATACAGGTACAAAACAAACAATCACAAACTGGGATGGCAGATATATGGGTGCCATGACTGCACGTAAAGCATTATATGCTTCACGTAACGTTCCAGCTGTCAAAGCATTACAAGAGGTCGGCACTGAAAAAGCCAAGGAATTTGTTGGACGTTTAGGAATTGAAACAGAAAATCTATACGAGTCAGATGCAATTGGCGGTGGTGCGATTACCATCTCCCCTATTCAAATGGCGGCTTCCTATGCTGCTTTCGGAAATAACGGGGTCTATACAGATCCACATTCGATTACAAAAATTGTTTATCGTGATGGTAAAACGTCTAAAAACTACACACCTGAGTCTAAAGTGGCGATGAACGATTATACGGCTTACATGGTAACAGATATGCTACGTGATGTAGTCGGCAATAAGCCTGATGCTTCTGGTACTGCTGCCAATGTTCCTGGCTTAGATATCGCAGGTAAAACAGGTACAACCAACTACTCAGCAGAAGATTTTAGCAAGTATAATTTACCGAATACGAGTGTGCCGGATTCCTGGTTTGCAGGTTACACAACAAATTATTCCATTGCTATATGGAGTGGCTATGAAAAACACTTTGATCCTATTACAACATGGGAAGAACGTCGATTACCACAAAACTTATTTAAGACCATTATGCAAGAAATTTCAGCGAACGTTGAAACAGCAAGCTTTAAAAAGCCAAGTACAGTTGTAGAAGCAACGGTGGAAGTTGGCTCTAAACCTTTAAGATTGGCAAGTGAGTATACACCTAGCGAACTACGTCAAACAGAGCTATTCGTGCGCGGTACGGAACCAACAGAAGTTTCTGAGGTCTATGAGGCGCCAGAGCTATCTACACCTTATAATGTATCGGCAAGCTTAGATTTAGGAGCACAGTCCATCAATATTTCTTGGGAACATGATGCCATCCTAAATCCTGAAACGGATGAACCATTACCAACTTCATTTGAAGTTTCTGCCACACGACAAGGTGGAGAAACGGTTATCCTAGGTACAGCGGACACTAATGGCTTAACTGTTGCGAACACGCTTGAAGATGGTAATTATACAATCTCTGTCGTAGCCATTGTGGATGGCACACGTAGCGAACCTGGTACAACTACCTTCCAGATCGCAAGTACCCCTGAGGAAGATTTGGAAACCGAAGATCCAGATGAGCCAGAAATTGACTTACCGATTGATCCTGGTCAAGAGGACAATAATAATGGTAATAACAATAATGGCAATGGTGACAACGGCAATAACAACAATAATAATGGGAATGGCAATGGGCATGGAAATAACGGCAATGGTGGAAACAATGGCAATAACGATGGCAATCAGCAGCCAACACCACCTACCGAACCTACCAACCCAAATGAAGAAGATCAAAACACAGAATAA
- a CDS encoding HAMP domain-containing sensor histidine kinase, with amino-acid sequence MIVKFRNKITVRLLISFAISLFFSMFISILVSRLFLYYIDLNMIETTPTFASVYITIEFLAIISSFIACFLFLIRKKLKYIKHITESVQQIANGNLGLNIEVIGKDEITQLANNINIMSKELENKFHHEREIEKGKNELITNVSHDLRTPLTSLIGYLDLLKKGEYSPDAKYNEYLEISYSKSQNLKFLIDELFEYTRLSNPKIQLNISEVNMSDLLEQIIGEYIPIFGREKISVQKKIDDEATVLIDIEKVVRVYENLFMNVIKYSVKPSTLQISLNKQEDDVVIKVINQVEESPNKDLNKLFDRFYTGEKGRLSNQGVGLGLAISKRIVEIHHGEIFAEYENGLLIITVKYALKK; translated from the coding sequence ATGATTGTTAAATTTAGGAATAAAATTACAGTAAGGTTGCTTATCTCATTTGCGATAAGTTTATTTTTTTCAATGTTTATTTCTATCCTAGTATCACGATTATTTCTTTACTATATTGATTTAAATATGATTGAAACAACTCCTACTTTCGCAAGTGTATATATTACAATTGAATTTCTCGCTATCATCAGCTCTTTTATAGCTTGTTTCTTATTTTTAATAAGAAAAAAATTAAAGTATATTAAGCATATAACAGAAAGCGTACAACAAATTGCTAATGGAAATCTAGGATTAAATATTGAAGTAATAGGTAAGGATGAAATAACTCAATTAGCAAATAATATTAATATTATGTCAAAAGAATTAGAAAACAAATTTCATCATGAAAGAGAAATTGAAAAGGGGAAAAATGAACTTATTACAAATGTATCACATGATTTAAGAACACCCTTAACTTCATTAATTGGCTATTTAGATTTACTGAAAAAGGGAGAATATAGTCCTGACGCAAAATATAATGAGTATTTAGAGATAAGCTATTCAAAGTCACAAAATCTGAAATTTTTAATTGATGAATTATTTGAGTATACCCGTTTATCAAATCCCAAAATACAATTAAACATTAGTGAAGTAAATATGAGTGATTTGTTAGAACAAATAATAGGAGAGTATATTCCGATTTTTGGACGAGAAAAAATAAGTGTCCAAAAGAAAATTGATGATGAAGCAACTGTATTAATAGATATAGAAAAGGTTGTAAGAGTTTACGAAAATCTTTTTATGAATGTAATTAAGTATAGTGTGAAGCCCTCTACCTTACAGATATCTCTTAATAAACAGGAAGATGACGTTGTTATAAAGGTAATAAATCAAGTTGAAGAATCACCTAATAAAGATTTAAATAAATTGTTTGATCGATTCTATACTGGTGAAAAAGGCAGATTAAGTAATCAAGGAGTAGGACTAGGACTAGCTATTTCAAAAAGGATAGTTGAAATTCATCATGGAGAAATTTTTGCAGAATATGAGAATGGATTGTTAATCATCACAGTTAAATACGCTTTAAAAAAATAA
- a CDS encoding endonuclease has protein sequence MNKLEQLVAQLDLVNQLLFTRVSLENNAHGLHLFMQLKAVSQKVSLAEKNWQVKNACSPISSEK, from the coding sequence TTGAACAAGTTAGAACAACTAGTTGCGCAGTTAGATCTGGTCAATCAATTACTTTTCACGAGAGTGTCACTGGAAAACAATGCTCATGGGTTGCATCTTTTTATGCAGCTCAAAGCGGTTAGCCAAAAAGTAAGCTTAGCAGAAAAGAACTGGCAAGTAAAGAATGCTTGTTCGCCTATTAGTAGTGAAAAATGA
- a CDS encoding response regulator transcription factor translates to MIPKILIIDDDNDIRNLISVYLENEGMETFKAADAFEGLELLKSIDVDLIVLDIMMPKMNGIQACLKIREEKSMPIIMLSAKSEDIDKIQGLTSGADDYLSKPFNPLELIARVKSQLRRSHKYNLEIKNNRKIIEIGELKINTDTRQVFVQGKETRLTPKEFDILELLAYNKGIVLSIQKIYEAVWKEDYFKSDSTVMVHITKIREKIEPDPKHPIYIKTIWGVGYII, encoded by the coding sequence ATGATACCAAAAATACTTATTATTGATGATGATAATGATATCAGGAATCTCATTTCTGTATACTTAGAAAATGAAGGAATGGAAACATTTAAAGCAGCAGATGCTTTTGAAGGCTTAGAATTATTAAAATCAATTGATGTTGATTTAATTGTTTTGGATATCATGATGCCTAAAATGAATGGTATTCAAGCCTGTTTAAAGATAAGAGAAGAAAAGAGTATGCCCATAATTATGCTTTCAGCTAAATCTGAAGACATAGATAAGATACAAGGATTAACATCTGGAGCAGATGATTATTTATCAAAACCTTTTAACCCATTAGAGCTGATTGCAAGGGTAAAATCTCAATTAAGACGTTCTCATAAATATAATTTGGAAATAAAAAATAATAGGAAAATAATAGAGATAGGCGAATTGAAAATTAATACAGATACACGACAGGTTTTTGTTCAAGGGAAAGAAACGAGATTAACCCCTAAGGAGTTCGATATATTGGAGCTTCTAGCTTATAATAAAGGCATTGTGCTTAGTATACAAAAAATATATGAAGCAGTTTGGAAAGAAGACTATTTTAAGTCAGATAGCACCGTAATGGTCCATATTACTAAAATAAGGGAAAAGATCGAACCAGATCCGAAACATCCAATTTATATTAAAACGATTTGGGGTGTGGGCTACATAATATGA
- a CDS encoding LytR/AlgR family response regulator transcription factor: MKQVLKVLLVDDKEICLKEIALALNNFKYIEIVGEISQGKEVLNFLQDNAVDLIFLDIELEDTNGFELARVIQSNYPDIMIVFLTGHVELALDGYIYQPLDFLTKPINLFRLERSLSKARNLKSKDKENANKNAQIGVHIDGGLEIIKVKDISYIEKIGRKIYIIRKNGEKFTSSDSLQKLENIFCDYNFFRSHQSFLVPIDSIKSIHLDQFKRTYKLQLEDVNEQLPLSRDKYIELKKILLQKGLKFY; encoded by the coding sequence ATGAAACAGGTGCTAAAGGTTCTTTTAGTAGATGATAAAGAAATATGTTTAAAAGAGATTGCCTTAGCTTTAAACAATTTTAAATATATTGAAATTGTTGGAGAAATTAGTCAAGGGAAAGAGGTGCTGAATTTTTTACAGGATAATGCTGTAGATTTAATATTCCTTGATATTGAATTAGAAGATACCAATGGATTTGAACTTGCTAGAGTTATCCAATCTAATTATCCAGATATAATGATAGTATTTCTAACGGGACATGTAGAACTAGCACTTGATGGGTATATTTATCAGCCTTTAGACTTCCTTACTAAACCTATAAACCTTTTTCGATTGGAGCGCTCTTTATCTAAAGCAAGGAATTTAAAATCCAAAGACAAAGAAAATGCAAATAAAAATGCTCAAATTGGTGTTCATATAGATGGTGGATTAGAGATAATCAAAGTTAAGGATATATCTTATATTGAAAAAATTGGGCGAAAAATTTATATTATCCGCAAAAATGGAGAAAAATTCACTTCTAGTGACTCTCTTCAGAAGCTTGAAAACATATTCTGTGATTACAACTTTTTTCGATCACATCAATCTTTTTTAGTGCCTATAGATAGTATAAAAAGTATTCATTTAGATCAATTCAAAAGAACCTATAAACTCCAGTTAGAAGATGTTAATGAACAACTACCCTTAAGTAGGGATAAATACATTGAATTAAAGAAGATTCTTTTACAAAAAGGATTGAAATTCTATTAA
- a CDS encoding DEAD/DEAH box helicase, with translation MLSKKRTISELLHEWRYDEELKERILHWQTLEGRPANYAPFPGNLHPSLVKALQARGIEQLYTHQREAFDLAQSGTSFTAVTPTASGKSYCYHLPVLQKIMEDKNARAIYLFPTKALAQDQKNDLNELIEQSGEEILSYTYDGDTAPGIRQKVRKAGHIVMTNPDMLHSGILPHHTKWVSLFENLQYIVIDELHTYKGVFGSHVAHVIRRLKRICEFYGSKPVFICTSATIKNPKELAELLTNESHMLIADSGAPVGKKTFLFYNPPIIHKTFGVRRSAVLEVSDLAKRLYTAGIQSIIFAKSRVRVEMIVTYLKELTRNKLLDESVRGYRGGYLPSERRVIEKGLRDGTIQTVVSTNALELGVDIGQLQACIMTGYPGNIASAWQQAGRAGRRQDEALIIYVAQSSALDQYVVNHPLFLLGSTPEEARIYPENMLILMDHLKCAAFELPFSTGDSYGEYDIQELLEYLAEEGVVFKTSDKWHWMSERFPAHDISLRSASQENVVIIDLSIPAQTKVIGEMDRHSAMTLLHEEAIYLHQGIQFQVEKLDWEEKKAFVREVDVDYYTDANLAVEMKVLEEDRSRSYVGGTICFGDVGLVAQATIFKKIKFGGKQDNIGSGTIHLPPDEMHTSSSWLSFEAPSKWSEAELDGAMVGAAYAINAFIPIFIRCDSSDVAVVPQIKATHNELPTFFVYDKYPGGIGLSEKVYDLWEQLLDKTLQHVSSCPCEAGCPSCIGVQDSLNESKGYVIKLLSYLVSQLN, from the coding sequence GTGCTATCGAAGAAACGAACGATTAGTGAGCTTTTACATGAGTGGAGATATGATGAAGAACTAAAAGAGCGTATCTTGCATTGGCAAACATTAGAAGGACGCCCAGCCAACTATGCACCTTTTCCGGGAAATTTACATCCGTCTTTAGTGAAAGCCTTGCAGGCAAGAGGTATCGAGCAACTTTATACACATCAGCGAGAGGCTTTTGATTTGGCACAGAGTGGTACGTCTTTTACAGCAGTTACGCCAACTGCTTCAGGTAAATCTTATTGCTATCATCTGCCAGTACTACAAAAAATAATGGAAGATAAAAATGCGCGTGCCATTTATTTATTTCCAACAAAGGCATTGGCACAGGACCAAAAAAATGATTTGAATGAACTAATCGAGCAAAGTGGTGAGGAGATTTTAAGCTATACGTATGATGGAGATACGGCTCCAGGTATTCGCCAAAAGGTTCGGAAGGCTGGGCATATCGTGATGACAAATCCTGATATGCTTCATTCGGGAATTTTACCGCATCATACAAAGTGGGTTTCACTTTTTGAAAATCTTCAATATATCGTTATTGATGAATTGCATACATACAAAGGTGTATTTGGTTCCCATGTGGCTCATGTTATTCGGAGATTAAAAAGAATTTGTGAATTTTATGGTAGTAAACCTGTGTTTATTTGTACATCAGCTACCATTAAAAATCCTAAGGAACTTGCTGAGCTGCTAACGAATGAATCACATATGCTCATTGCTGATTCGGGTGCACCAGTTGGCAAGAAAACCTTTCTTTTTTACAATCCGCCGATTATTCATAAAACATTTGGCGTGCGTAGAAGTGCTGTTTTAGAGGTTAGTGATTTAGCCAAAAGGCTGTACACAGCTGGCATTCAATCGATTATTTTTGCTAAAAGTCGGGTACGAGTAGAGATGATTGTAACCTATTTAAAGGAACTAACACGTAATAAGCTGCTTGATGAATCTGTTCGTGGCTATCGCGGTGGGTATCTGCCATCTGAGCGACGTGTCATCGAAAAAGGCTTGCGTGATGGGACGATTCAAACAGTAGTTAGCACCAATGCATTAGAATTAGGTGTCGATATCGGTCAATTACAAGCATGTATTATGACAGGTTACCCGGGAAATATTGCGAGTGCTTGGCAGCAAGCAGGACGTGCGGGGAGACGTCAGGATGAGGCATTGATTATTTATGTTGCACAATCTTCCGCATTGGATCAATATGTGGTCAATCATCCACTATTTTTACTAGGCAGTACACCAGAGGAAGCACGTATCTATCCAGAAAATATGCTGATTTTAATGGATCATTTGAAATGTGCCGCCTTCGAGCTACCCTTTTCAACAGGCGATTCGTATGGGGAATATGACATACAGGAATTGTTGGAATATTTAGCAGAGGAAGGGGTTGTCTTTAAGACGAGTGATAAATGGCATTGGATGAGTGAGCGTTTCCCTGCGCATGATATTAGCCTGCGCTCTGCGTCACAGGAAAATGTGGTTATTATTGATCTGTCCATCCCTGCACAGACAAAGGTCATTGGTGAAATGGATCGTCATAGTGCCATGACACTCTTGCATGAAGAAGCCATTTACTTACACCAAGGTATTCAATTCCAAGTGGAGAAGCTTGATTGGGAAGAAAAGAAAGCCTTTGTACGGGAAGTAGATGTAGATTACTATACAGATGCCAATCTAGCAGTTGAAATGAAAGTATTGGAGGAGGATCGTAGCCGTTCATATGTGGGCGGTACGATTTGCTTTGGCGATGTTGGCTTAGTCGCACAAGCAACAATTTTTAAGAAAATAAAGTTCGGTGGAAAACAGGACAATATCGGGTCGGGAACAATTCATTTACCACCTGATGAAATGCATACTAGCTCATCTTGGCTATCATTTGAAGCACCATCGAAATGGTCAGAGGCAGAGTTAGATGGAGCTATGGTTGGTGCTGCTTATGCCATTAATGCTTTTATTCCGATTTTCATTCGATGTGATAGTAGTGATGTTGCTGTCGTGCCACAAATAAAGGCAACGCATAATGAGCTACCAACATTTTTTGTTTATGACAAGTATCCTGGTGGTATTGGTCTAAGTGAAAAAGTATACGATTTATGGGAGCAACTTTTGGACAAAACACTACAACATGTATCAAGTTGTCCATGTGAAGCAGGTTGCCCATCTTGCATTGGCGTTCAAGACAGCTTGAATGAATCAAAAGGGTATGTTATAAAATTGCTAAGCTATTTAGTGTCCCAACTAAATTAA
- a CDS encoding YppE family protein — translation MLVIQQTSKLIDECDQCVSRFWQMREEDRTPDFFQEVKPHADEIHQLLKEWQQEANKWIQKNRPKYMHTQQIASAAESMEQFVVQSFYKETSKKRFLDAIHSTSYTLKIFERLVKEVEEGAIEETND, via the coding sequence TTGTTAGTTATCCAGCAAACATCCAAATTAATAGATGAATGTGATCAATGTGTTTCACGTTTTTGGCAAATGCGTGAGGAAGATCGAACACCCGATTTTTTTCAAGAGGTAAAGCCACATGCAGATGAAATTCATCAACTGTTGAAGGAATGGCAGCAAGAAGCCAATAAATGGATTCAAAAAAATCGACCGAAATACATGCATACACAACAAATTGCTTCAGCGGCAGAATCCATGGAGCAATTTGTTGTGCAGTCTTTTTATAAAGAAACAAGTAAAAAACGTTTTTTAGATGCGATTCACTCTACCTCCTATACATTGAAAATCTTTGAACGATTAGTAAAGGAGGTAGAAGAGGGTGCTATCGAAGAAACGAACGATTAG